The Bacteroidota bacterium genome contains the following window.
CGCCCCTGCGACGGTCAATCGTGTTAGTCGAGGATGTTGGCGACGACGCCCGCGCCCACCGTCCGGCCCCCCTCACGGATCGCAAAGCGCAGCCCCTGCTCCATCGCCACCGGCACGATCAGCTTCACGCGGAACTGCGTGTTGTCCCCCGGCATCACCATCTCCACCCCCTC
Protein-coding sequences here:
- the tuf gene encoding elongation factor Tu (EF-Tu; promotes GTP-dependent binding of aminoacyl-tRNA to the A-site of ribosomes during protein biosynthesis; when the tRNA anticodon matches the mRNA codon, GTP hydrolysis results; the inactive EF-Tu-GDP leaves the ribosome and release of GDP is promoted by elongation factor Ts; many prokaryotes have two copies of the gene encoding EF-Tu); translated protein: EGVEMVMPGDNTQFRVKLIVPVAMEQGLRFAIREGGRTVGAGVVANILD